From the Actinomycetota bacterium genome, the window GTTTCCGGTCGTCCCGAGATCGCGCCCGGAACCGTCTCGGCCTCGCGCGTCTCGACGATCGTTTCGGTGGACATCAAGAAGTAGCCGGTCACCCCCAGCAGCAGGGACACGAGCACCGGTCGCTCGAAGGCTCCACCAATGACCTTCTCCAGCGTGATGCCGATGATCGCGGCGGGAATCGTGCCGATCACGATCATGCGAAGGAGCGAGCGATCCGATTCCGGCGCGCGCTTCCACCCCAGTGCGGTCCGCGCAAGCATGGCGATCTCGGCACGAAACACGGCGGCTACCGCGACCAGGGTTCCGATGTGAACCGCGACGGCGAAGGCCAGCGTCGGCGCCGGCCATCCTGCTATGAACGGAACCAGCGTCAGATGCCCGCTCGACGAGATGGGTAAGAACTCGGTTAGGCCTTGGACGATGCCAAGGATTAACGCTTGAAAGACGCTCATTTATGCGAGGGTATCAGTGTCCGACGCGCGCGCCGTCCAGCGCCGAGGCGCAGGCGCAGTCGCGGGAAGACGGCAGGGCCGGGATTACTGCGCGCAGCAGGTTGCTCAGGCGGGAGTTGTTGTCGTTGAAGACCTGGATGATTTCGGGCACCGTGACCGGCGACGTTCCCTCGACACCGGCGTCGTAGTCGGTGATGAGCGAGATGTTGCAGTAACACAGTTCCAGTTCGCGCGCGAGCGCCGCTTCGGGGTGCTGAGTCATGTTGATGACTTCCCAGCCCATGGCCGAATACCACTTGGACTCCGCCCGGGTGGAGAACCGCGGTCCCTCGATCACGACCACGGTCCCGTGCGCGTGCACCGAGATCCCGGCCGCGTGCGCCTTGTCGATAGCGACCGCACGCATTGTCGGGCAGTACGGCTCGGCGAGCGACACGTGAATCGTTTCGGGGCCGTCATAGAACGTAGAGGGACGACCGGAGGTTTGGTCGATGATCTGGTCGGACACCACGAAGTCGCCCCGCGCAACGTGCTTTTGCAGCGACCCCGCCGCCGTTGGTGCCAGCACGCGCGTGACTCCCAGCTCGCGCATCGCCCACAGGTTTGCCCGGTAGGGGATGCGGTGCGGCGGGAACTCGTGCTTCGTTCCATGGCGAGGCAAGAACGCCACCCGGCGTCCGTCGATCTCGCCCGTTACTAAGGGGGCCGACGGGTCGCCGAACGGCGTCGTGACGACGTGCTCTTGTGTCCCCTGCAGGAACGAGTAGAAGCCGGATCCACCGAAGACGCCGATTTCCGCGGGTGCGCTCATGCCTTATGACTTCGCCGAGCCGGTGCTCGAGCCGGTGCTCGAGCCGGTGCGCGCCGAGTCCGTCTTCTTCTCGGACTTCTCCGGCTTCTGGGGCTTCTCGGACTTCGACTCCTTGGACTCCCCGGACGCCGAGGCCGACGAGGCCGCCGTGTCCTTGGAGTCCTTGGCTGGCTCCTTCGATCCGTCCTTCGGCGTGAAGGGACGCTTACGAGAGCGGTTGTCGGTGGAGTAGAAGCCGGAGCCTTTCAGCACGATCCCCACGGGGTGGAACACCCGCTTGAGGGCGCCTCCGCACTCCTCGCACGTTTCCAGCGGGGGGTCGGTGAAACGCTGCACGGCATCGATGTGGCGATGGCAGGACGTGCAGGCATACTCGTAGGTCGGCATGATGCGAGGATTGTAGCAAGGGAAAAACCAGGCCCGTTTGGCGCTAGGCGCGCGCGCAGCGGATCACCCGGTTCTCGGTCACCACCGCGTCGACGCGTTCGTCGTGGGGCTCGACGGGGACCTCGGGCACGACCTGGACTTCGAAGCAGATGCCGATCCGGGGAACCACCGGCGATTCCCTGAGGAAGGCGTCGTAGAACCCGCCTCCGTGACCGAGGCGGCGTCCGCGCTCGTCGAAGGCGACGCCCGGCAGGACGATCACCGATGCTTCCGCGGGATGTAGGGCGAAGCGTGACCGGGGCTCGGGAATGCCTCTATATCCGGGCTCCAGCTCGTCGAGGGACTCGACCTCGGCTGCCTGCAGCGCCCCGTCGTCGGCGACGTAGGGCAGCAGCAGCACGGAGCCCGACGCCAGCACGGCCTGAAGCAGCCGGCCGGTGGGGACTTCGGATCGCACCGACACGAAGGCCAAGACGCGCTCGGCCTCAGCCACCTCGGGCATGGCCAAGAGCCGCTCGATCAGGCGCTCGGCGCGCGCCTCGCGCTCGGCGGCGTCCAGCCGGCCCCGGCGAGCCAGGGTGAGGCGGCGGACCGTGTCCTTGCGTTCGCGGACCTGCATCCCAACCCTCCTCCGGTTAGATGCCCGGAGTACAGTTATTGACCCGACGCGCCGACGATACCCACGAGGGACAAGCCTCGCAAAGGGAGCCTGGGTAGACAAGGCGAAATGTGAGCATTGTGGTGGGGGGACCGAAGTCCGAGGGCGGCCGGCGCTTCATAGCGTTCCGGCTGCGCTTGTTGCTTGCCTTCGTGCTGCTAACCGGGGCGGTGGTGGCGGTGGCACTGCTGATCACGTCGGCCCCTCTCGACGTTGAGTTGTTGGTCTTCGGGATCTCGATTGTCCTCGCCGCAATGACCGGCGCGTTGGTGACGTCCTGGTTGGCTCGCCCCGTGGAGCATCTCGCCGAGGCCGCCTCGCGCGCGGCTGCCGGGGAGTTGTCCGAGGCGATCCGCCCCTCCACGCGCGACGAGGTCGGCCGTGCCGCTCTCGCCATAAACGACTTGAACGAACGCCTCCGGCGCGTGAGCGGCGACGTCGACATCTCGCGCGGGGAGGTTCGCAACTCCGTGCGCCGATTGGGTGAGGCGCTGCGCGCGACCCAACTACGCGAGAGCGATGAGCCCGACCTTCGCAAGATGATGTCGGTCGTGCTCGAGACGGCTTTGGTTGCGTTGCAGGGTAGGTCCGGCGCCGTGTACTTGTTGTCGGCTCGCCGCACTGATCTGCGGCTGAAGGTCGGGCGGCACCTCGATCCGCGCGCTCGCGACGAGCGAATCCTTGTGGGACAGGGACTTGCGGGATGGGTGGCACAGCATCGCCGCGGCGTTTGCCTTCCGTCTGCCGACGCGCCGGTGCCGGCCGATCCCGAGCCGACCGAGACCACCGCGCTCGCCGTGCCGCTGGAGACGCAGTCGCAGTTGATTGGTGTGCTCGCGATCTACGGACGCACGACGTCGGTGCCGTTCGGCGAAGAGGACGTCGAAACCATTATGTCGCTTGGGCGCGCGGCGGGAGTCAGCGTCGAGAACATGCTGCTGCACCAAGAGGCGCAGCGAATGTCGATCACCGACGGCCTGACCGCGATCTGGAACCGCCGCTACTTCGAGATGCGGTGGCCTCAGGAGTTCGAGCGCGCGTTCCGCTTCCAGCGGCCGTTGTCGATCGCGGTGATCGATATCGACCACTTCAAGAAGGTCAACGATGTCTACGGACACCAGCGCGGCGATGCGATCTTGATCGAGATCGCGCAACGACTGGTGGGCAATATTCGGCGCGAAATCGACGTTCTGGCGCGCTACGGCGGTGAGGAGTTCGTCTTGGTGCTGCCCGAGACCGGGGCCGACGGAGCCAACGTCGTTGCCGAGAAGATGCGCATCGAGGTTGCCGGCTTGCCGTTCGCCTCCGAAGGCGAGACGCCGGTCGCCGTGACCATCTCAATCGGGTACGCCGTATACCCCGAGAACGGAACAACGCCGCGCCAGTTGCTCGACGCAGCCGATCAGGCTCTGTACGAGGCCAAGGCGCGCGGACGGAATCGCGTGGTGAGCGCCGGCGGGAAGACGAACAGCCCGAACCTTGCCCCCGGCCGGACGCAACCGTAGACTCCCCGAGCCATGCCAGTCACGAAAGCAGTGATTCCTGCCGCCGGTTTGGGGACGCGCTTCCTGCCGGCCACCAAGGCTCAGCCAAAAGAGATGCTGCCGGTAGTCGATCGACCAACGATCCAGTACGTAGTCGAGGAAGCCGTCGCCGCCGGGATGACAGACATCTTGATCGTCACCGGCCGCGGGAAGCGCTCGTTGGAGGATCACTTCGACCGTTCGTTCGAGCTGGAGTACTACCTCGAGCAAAAGGGTGACTACGAGACGCTCGAGTCGATCCGTTCTATCAGCGATATGGCCGACATCCACTACATCCGCCAGAAGGAGCCCAAGGGTCTCGGCCACGCGGTGATGGTCGCCGAGCGCCACGTCGGTGGTGAGCCCTTCGCGGTGCTGCTGGGCGACAACATCATGGCCGACCCGTTGCTGGGTCCGATGGCGAAGGTGTACGAGCAGTACGGTCGCAGCGTGGTCGCGTTCCAGGAGGTGCCGCTGGAGCAGATCTCCTCATACGGCGCCGCGGCGTGTGAGCAACTCTCAGACAACTTGGTCAAGGTCTTGGACATCGTGGAGAAGCCGGCTCCCGAACAGGCGCCGTCCAACCTTGCCGCGATCGGGCGCTACATCTTCACTCCCGAGATCTTCGACATCCTCCGCAAGACGCTGCCGGGGGTCGGCGGCGAGCTGCAACTGACCGACGGAATTCGCAACCTCGCGCTGCAGCAGGTCGTCTACGGGTACCTGTATGACGGCGTCGCATACGACATCGGCCGCAAACTCGACTACTTGCGCGCCACCGTAGAGATCGCCGCGCAGCGCGAAGATCTGCGCGAGGACTTCCTGGCCTTCCTGGCCGATTTCGCGATTCGCAAGAAGTTGGTGTAGACCTTCAGGGCACGGATCGCCCGGCGGACTCCCGTATGGAGTTCCAATTTCTTCCCTGCCGGCGGCCGAGGGGCGGAGCCTGGGACTTCCCAGCTTCCTTGAAACCAGATATGGGGGTGTTAGTCTCGCCGTGAGCCTAGATGTAGTGGCTCCTGAATGGCGCTTTGAGCGCCCGATACCCGAGAGGGGGGGCGAGACTGGGCCCGACCGTAATCCTGTTGCTGCTCGTAGCATGGGCAGTGGTTCTGGTCCCCGTCTTCGGCTCCAAGCGCTCCTCTTCGTCCCCTCTGGTCGGCGTGCGTAGGTTCGAGCAAGTCATGGGTGTCCTGGCGAGCGCGCGAGGCGCAACGGGTGTTCCCGGCCGCTGGGTGATGGTGCCGAAAGCTGAAACCTCCGCTCCGGCGCGGCGCCGCAACCGCGTGGTCCGCCGTCGCCGCCAGACTTTCGCGCGCTTGGTCACCGCCGCGCTTTCGACTTTGATGGTTGCGTTCTTCTTCCACGCGTTCTTCCTTGCGCACCTGGCCGCCGATGTCGCACTCGCTGGATACGTCCTGCAGTTGCGGCGCTGGAGACTGCGCGAACTGCAGCGCGCGCGCGTCGTGCACCCGATCGCCGTCGAACGCCAGCCTGAAGAAGTCGCGGCGTTCGGCTGACGTCCCAGGAGGACCGCAGCATGGATCTCAACGAGATCGCTAATGACATCCGCGAACGCCTCGACGCCAAGAACCGCGCGCGCGAAAAGGGCATACCCGCATCGCGTCACGCCATCCGCTTCTGCGCGAACTCGATCCGGGCCGTGCACCGCGGCGAGATGGAACTCGCGCGCGAGTTGCAAGGCAAGGCGCGCGCCGAACTCGACATCGCTCAGGAAGCGATGCGTCCGTTTCCCGACATCTACTTCGCCGGGTTCCTCCACGACGCCGAGAAGGAGTACGCCGAGGCGCTCGCGACCTACGCACTGATCAACAGCGACCCGCTTCCGACGCCCGCCGAGGCGCGCGTCGGGGACGCCGCGTACTTGAACGGACTGTCCGAAGTCATAGGCGAGTTGCGCCGGCACCTGCTGGACATCATCCGCCACGGAGACCTCGAGCGCGGCGAGCAGTTGCTCGGGGCCATGGACGATATCTATTACGTGCTCGTATCCATGGACTATCCGGATGCGCTGACCGGGGGTCTGCGGCGGTCCACCGACGTCGCCCGCTCGATCATGGAGCGCAGTCGCGGGGACCTGTCCATCACCATCGCCCAGCGCCGAATTCAGGAAGCCATCGAGCGCGCGGGGCAGTCCGAAAAGGGGTAGTTGCGCGCGCCGGTATCCGGGAGAGCAGGCGCGCCCCCCGTGGTACCATCGGGTTCCCATTCGGGGGTGTAGCTCAGTTGGTAGAGCGCTGCGTTCGCAACGCAGAGGCCGACGGTTCGAGTCCGTTCACCTCCACTCACGATTTTGAGCGTTAGCGGTTTGCTCACCAGGTTCGATGGACGTCGGAAAACATGAACCCTGATGAGACTCGAACCTAGGGCGAGCGGAGGTTCAAGCGAAGTCGCAGCTCCTCCATCGGCGTGTCCTCCCAAACCTCGTGTTTGCTCGTTCCGTCCGCCCGCCACCCCTGTCGCTCATAGAACGCGATCGCGCGCGCGTTTCCTTGCACGACCCACTACGTTGCCTCGGTGCTGCCGCGCGATCGAAGCCAATCCATGCCGGTATCGTGGAGCGGGCGACCGATCCCTTTCCTCCAAACGGACGGGACGAGGTAGATCGCCTGCAGTTCGCCGACTAAGGATGGGTCGGCGTCGGGATCCCGCGATGGTCCAACGCAACATCGGCGGCCCGCTACTCGTTGACATCGGAGGCGTGCGCCACCTCCAGAGCGCGTTCGGCGTCGTCGCGGTAGAGGATGCCGATGAGACGTCCGTCCGGATCGGTAACCACGATCGAACCTACCTTGCGCCGTTGCATGCGCTCGACGAGCTTCGCGAGGTCTTCGTTCGCGCGGATCGTGGTCGGTCCTTCTTCCATGATCTCTTCGACGCGCAGCCGTTCATCGGTGCGCAGACGCTCACCGCGCAGCCGCCCGACGACGACCCCGTGCTGGTTGACGACGAGGCAAACGGGCCGGTCGATCTCGGCCGCGGCGCGCTGAGCGGTGCCGGCGGGGTCCTCGGGGCGGCAGGTTGGTGGGTTACGTCGCACGACCGAGCCGGCCCGAAGCGCGCCCGATGCGGTCCCTTCGGTCGGGAGGCCCGCCGCGAGCCAGTCGGCCTTTCCCGCGGCATAGCGATACACAACGGAGACCCCGAGACTTTCGAGCCGCCACGCGGCCCGTGCGTTCATGTCTCAGGTGTACTCGTGGCAGTACGTGATGACGGGACGCCCGCGGTCCAGTCGCGCAACCGTCTCGGCGTTCAGTTCTTTGAGCGGGAGGTTGATCGCGCCGGCGATGTGCTCCTCTTCGTATTCGGCCCGCGGAAGCACCTCGACAATCTGCGCCCCCTCATCGCGGACAAGCCGTTGGACTTCGTCACGATCGATGATCTGCGGCATGGGCGACCTCCTTCTCCAGGCTACTTTCTATGTCCTGTAGTAGCACGCCTCCCGGGGTGGAGTAGTTTGCTCATAGTATCCTCAGGGAAGGCACCGACATGACCGGCTTCGACCTGTTCGTCACCCTCGTTGGGATCTCTGCAATCGCGATGCTCGCCTGGTTCTTCTTCGGTCCGAAGGGCTCCACGTCAGCAGCCCTCGCGGACGGCTTGCAGCAGATCGACATCACCGTGAAGGGCGGCTACAGCCCGGACGTTATCCGTGTCACCGTGGGGACGCCGCTGCAGTTGACTTTCGACCGGCAGGAATCGGGAGACTGCACGTCGCGGGTGGTGTTTCCCCATCTCCAACTGTCGAAGTCGCTGCCAGCGTTCGAGAAGACCGCGGTGCAGTTCACACCCACTGAGGTCGGCGAGTTTGGGTTCGCCTGCGGGATGAACATGATCCACGGGCGCCTGATTGTGGAGCCCGCCGCAGCCGAAACGGCCGACACCTCGACGCCGATCGCGGACACGCCAACAGCGGACACGCCACGGTCGGCGCAGGTCGACTTCGCGGTGGTGAAAGGTCTGTCGTGCGCTACATGCGTCAGCACGATCGACGCCGCTTTGGGGATGCTGCCCGGCATCCACAAGGTGACCGCGAACGTCGCTCAGGACCGCGTTCTCGTCACGTATGACCCGACCCTGACATCGCCCGACGCCATCGCAGCAGCCGTGGACAACGCGGGCTACGCGCTCCGCGAACGAGGCGATGACGCCGGTGACGAGCAGGACAGCGAAGCCGCGGAACGACAAGCCGAGATCGCCGACCTTTCACGCCGGGTGCTGGTCGGCGCCCTACTCTCTGCTCCCGTCGCCTTCGCCGTGATGGCGATGGACATCTTCAACGCCACGTGGATTCCTGACGTCCTGCTCAATCGATGGGTCCAGTTCGCACTGATCACCCCGGTGATGTTTTGGACCGGGTGGCCGATCCACCGCACCGGCTGGCTAGCGCTGCGCCACCGCACCGCAGAGATGAACACGCTGATCACGATCGGCACGTCCGCCGCGTTCAGCTACAGCCTTTTCGTGACCCTGTTCCCCAACCTCGTCCCTGTCGACGTCCGGGCCGTCTACTACGAAGCCGTTGGCGTCATCATCACGCTGATCCTGCTGGGCCGACTCTTCGAGGTGAAGGCGAAGGCCGGCACTGGCGAAGCGATCCGCAAGCTGATCGGCATGCGGGCCAAGACCGCGCGCGTCATCCGTGACGGCGACGAGGTGGAGATCCCCATCGAGGACGTCGTTCCCGGCGACATCGTCGTGGTCCGTCCCGGCGAGAAGATCCCGGTCGACGGCGAGATCACCCAAGGCACATCGGCGATCGACGAGTCGATGGTCACGGGTGAGTCGATCCCCTCGGAGAAGACGGTGGGTGACACGGTGGTCGGCGCGACCGTCAACCAGACCGGTGCCTTCCGGTTCAGGGCAACGGCCGTCGGCAGCGACACGATGCTGGCGCAGATCGTCACGATGGTTCAGAGCGCCCAGGCCTCACGTGCACCGATCCAACGTGTCGCCGATCTCGTGTCGAGCTACTTCGTGCCCGGCGTCATCTTCACCAGCATCGCCACGTTCGTAGGCTGGTTCCTCGTCGGACCAGAGCCGACCCTGACCTTCGCACTGGTCGCCGCCGTGTCCGTGCTGATCATCGCATGCCCCTGCGCCCTGGGACTCGCCACCCCTCTGTCAATCATGGTCGGCACCGGCAAGGGCGCCGAGAACGGCATCCTGGTCCGGTCGGCTGAGGCGCTGGAGACCGCTCACAAGCTTGACGTAATGATCCTCGACAAGACCGGGACGATCACCAAGGGCAAGCCGGAGCTGACCGATGTCCTGTCGATCGACGAGGCCTTCGATGAGGACACGATCCTGCGACTGGTCGCGTCCGCCGAGACCGTGTCCGAGCACCCGCTCGGATCGGCCATCGTGCGTGGCGCGGAAGATCGCGGCCTGACACTGACCGAGCCATCCAACTTCGACTCGATCACGGGTCGCGGGATCCGCGCGACCGTCGACGGGCACGAGGTCCTGGTCGGCAACGAGACCCTCTTGGCCGAGAACAAGCTCGACACGACACGACTTGCCGATGAGGCTGCTCGCCTGGCGGAGGCCGGACGCACCCCGATGTTCGCGGCGATCGACGGGGCGCCTGCCGGTCTCGTCGCGGTGGCCGACACCATCAAGGAAGACGCCGCGGACGCCATCGCCGCGTTGGTGAAGCTGGGCATCGAGCCGGTCATGATCACCGGCGACAACCGGCGCACGGCCGCAGCGATCGCCGCGCAGGTCGGGATCCACCGGGTCGTCGCCGAGGTCATGCCCCAGGACAAGGCCGCTGCCGTCCGGACCTTCCAGGACCAGGGCAAAATCGTGGGCATGGTTGGGGACGGCATCAACGACGCCCCGGCACTGGCGCAGGCCGACGTGGGAATCGCGATCGGATCCGGCACGGATGTGGCCATCGAGGCCGCGGACGTGACCCTGGTCTCCGAGCGCATCACCGGTCTGGTCACCGCAATCACGCTGTCCCGCGGGACGATGCGCAACATCCGCCAGAACCTGTTCCTCGCGTTTGTCTACAACGCGGTGGGTATCCCGATCGCCATGGGCCTGCTCTATCCGTTCACCGGCTGGCTGCTCTCCCCTATGATCGCCGCCGGCGCGATGGCGCTGTCGAGCCTGTCGGTCGTGGGCAACGCCAACCGCATGCACGGATGGCACCCCGCACCGCTGCCCAACGTCACCGTGACCGGCGGCGCCACACCCGAAGTCCAGACCCCACAGACCATGGCAGCCGCCGTCGCCGGCGGTGACCAGCACGGCGAACACGACCACAGCGAGCACGACGCTGGCGGTCTGGTCGACCCGGTGTGCGGGATGACCGTGTCCGGCGACGGGCCAACCCACGAACACGAGGGCGTGACCCACCACTTCTGCTCGGAGGGCTGCCGGGAGACCTTCGCCGCTGCCCCGACGTCTTACCTTCCCGAGGCCGCAACCACACCGAGGACCGGCGCGTGACCGATCGCACGGAGAGCCTGAAGTTCGGCACATGGGTCCTGGGGTCGACCACGTGATGGAGCACACGAGCGAGCCCGAACAGAAGGCCACACTCAGCCTGATCGCCACGGTCTCGATGGGCACCGGCGTCATGATCGGCGCGGGGATCTTCGCGCTGACCGGACAGATCGCTGAGCTCGCCGGACCGCAATTCCCGATCGCGTTCGTGGTCGCTGCCATCATCAGTGGGCTCAGTGCGTACAGCTACATCAAGGTGTCCAACACCTGGCCGTCGGCGGGAGGCATCGCGATGATCCTGTCCAAGGCCTACGGCCGCTCCACGATCACCGCGGCCGGCGCCATGCTGATGGTCTTCTCGATGATCATCAACGAGAGCCTCGTGGCCCGCACGTTCGGGACCTACACGCTGCGACTGTTCAACGTATCCGACACGAGCGTGCTGGTCCCTGTCCTCGCGCTCGGTCTGATCCTGTTCGGTTTCGCGGTGAACATCGCCGGCAACAAGGTGATCGGGACAGTGTCGAAGGTTGCCGCCGTCCTCAAGGTCGGGGGGATCATCCTGTTCGCGGTGGTCACCCTCTGGGCATCGGGCTTCAGCCTCAAGACCGCGACGAGCGCCGGGTCAACCGTGTCCCCCGGCTCGGGAGGGATGCTCGCCGCCATCGCCCTGGCCATCCTCGCCTACAAGGGTTTCACGACGATCACCAACAGCGGGGGCGAGGTCGAGGATCCGCACCGCAACGTCGGGCGGGCGATCGTCATCTCGCTGGCGATCTGTGTCGTCGTCTACCTGCTGGTCGCCTGGGCCGTCGGCTCGACCTTGAGCGTTCAACAGATCGTTGATGCCAAGAACTACTCGCTCGCCGAGGCCGCGCGCCCCGCACTCGGGAGCACCGGCGTCGTGTTCACGATCGTCCTCGCGATCATCGCCACGACCTCGGGCCTGTTGGCTAGCCAGTTCGCCGTGTCACGGTTGCTCGCCATGCTGACCGACATGGCGCTCATCCCCCACCGCCACTTCGGCATGCCCGGCGGGCTCCGCCAGCACACGCTCGTCTACACCGTCGTGGTGGCTGGAGCGTCGGCCGTCTTCTTCGACCTCAGCAGGATCGCTTCCATCGGCGCGATCTTCTACCTCGTGATGGACATCGCGATCCACTGGGGCGTCTGGCGCCACCTGCGGGACGAAGTGCAAGCTCGTGCCTGGGTCCCGTTGGCGGCGATAACCGCGGACGTCGTGAGCCTTGTGGCGTTCCTGGTCGTCAAGGGCGGCAGCGATCCCCTCATCATCGTCTTGTCCACCGCCGGAGTCGCCGGGATCTTCCTGTTCGAGGGCATCTACCTGCGCGTCCGGGGCCCGGCCGATCACAGAAGCACCAGCGCCCACTGAACGGTGAGCGAAGGCGGGCAGGACGACTGACATGTCGTGCAGCGACGGCACCCGGGCGCGACGACCATGATGGGACCCGCGGTCGCAGGGCCTGCGGCCGCAACATCGGCGGTCACTCGCAGCGTCCGCGGCGGTCACCACGGGGGTATCAACCGCGTGGTGGGTGTGTCATCGTGCACCCCTGGCGACAACCGCCGCGACGTCGAAGGCTTACTGATCGGCGACGTCGCGGGCGTCCGAAAGTTTGGCCGATTCGCGCCGGGCGCCGCAGGGCAAGCCCTGAGCGGGCAGTTCCCCGGCGTACTCTTGGTGCCGTCAGCGGCGGATTAGTTCTCGCGGCCTACGCATTCGTCGCCTCGTTCATCGGTTCGTGGACGACCGCTCGATGCGACGTGCCTTGAGCGTGGAGTCGGATCCGATCCTTCAGTCGTCGCGCGGATGGGCCGCGCTCAGGGACGGCTTGGCGACTCCCTTCTGACCCCGAAACCCTCAAGTAAGCGCGCAAAACCCTCGAGCGATCGGAACGCCTCGAGCGAGTTACCTACCCTGGTAGATGGCTCGGACGTCCCTTCGAAACTCGTGGTTCGAGAGTCGTCCACTCAGGGCCACTCACGATTTTGAGCAAGTGTGGAAGTTCGGTACCTCTGTTCCACAATGGCTCCGGCACCTGTGCCCCACGCTGCGACCCGGCTTCGGCTCCTTGGCGACACTGGCTTCGGTACCTGTGTCCCACCCTCTCCACCCGCGACCGCTTCCTGACCTTGACTTCGGCTCAGCCGAGTCAAGGGGGAGCCCATGCTTCAGGAGC encodes:
- a CDS encoding undecaprenyl-diphosphate phosphatase, encoding MSVFQALILGIVQGLTEFLPISSSGHLTLVPFIAGWPAPTLAFAVAVHIGTLVAVAAVFRAEIAMLARTALGWKRAPESDRSLLRMIVIGTIPAAIIGITLEKVIGGAFERPVLVSLLLGVTGYFLMSTETIVETREAETVPGAISGRPETELTTADALAVGFAQAVSILPGISRSGSTIGTGMRMGLSRVGATRFSFLLSIPIIFGAALAETPSIMNEGFGTGAGTAFAIGIASSAISGFLAVRWFIGTIQRRGLRPFGIYCFLMMVAGLVTALARG
- a CDS encoding S-methyl-5'-thioadenosine phosphorylase encodes the protein MSAPAEIGVFGGSGFYSFLQGTQEHVVTTPFGDPSAPLVTGEIDGRRVAFLPRHGTKHEFPPHRIPYRANLWAMRELGVTRVLAPTAAGSLQKHVARGDFVVSDQIIDQTSGRPSTFYDGPETIHVSLAEPYCPTMRAVAIDKAHAAGISVHAHGTVVVIEGPRFSTRAESKWYSAMGWEVINMTQHPEAALARELELCYCNISLITDYDAGVEGTSPVTVPEIIQVFNDNNSRLSNLLRAVIPALPSSRDCACASALDGARVGH
- a CDS encoding FmdB family zinc ribbon protein; the protein is MPTYEYACTSCHRHIDAVQRFTDPPLETCEECGGALKRVFHPVGIVLKGSGFYSTDNRSRKRPFTPKDGSKEPAKDSKDTAASSASASGESKESKSEKPQKPEKSEKKTDSARTGSSTGSSTGSAKS
- a CDS encoding 5-formyltetrahydrofolate cyclo-ligase, which encodes MQVRERKDTVRRLTLARRGRLDAAEREARAERLIERLLAMPEVAEAERVLAFVSVRSEVPTGRLLQAVLASGSVLLLPYVADDGALQAAEVESLDELEPGYRGIPEPRSRFALHPAEASVIVLPGVAFDERGRRLGHGGGFYDAFLRESPVVPRIGICFEVQVVPEVPVEPHDERVDAVVTENRVIRCARA
- a CDS encoding diguanylate cyclase, which codes for MSIVVGGPKSEGGRRFIAFRLRLLLAFVLLTGAVVAVALLITSAPLDVELLVFGISIVLAAMTGALVTSWLARPVEHLAEAASRAAAGELSEAIRPSTRDEVGRAALAINDLNERLRRVSGDVDISRGEVRNSVRRLGEALRATQLRESDEPDLRKMMSVVLETALVALQGRSGAVYLLSARRTDLRLKVGRHLDPRARDERILVGQGLAGWVAQHRRGVCLPSADAPVPADPEPTETTALAVPLETQSQLIGVLAIYGRTTSVPFGEEDVETIMSLGRAAGVSVENMLLHQEAQRMSITDGLTAIWNRRYFEMRWPQEFERAFRFQRPLSIAVIDIDHFKKVNDVYGHQRGDAILIEIAQRLVGNIRREIDVLARYGGEEFVLVLPETGADGANVVAEKMRIEVAGLPFASEGETPVAVTISIGYAVYPENGTTPRQLLDAADQALYEAKARGRNRVVSAGGKTNSPNLAPGRTQP
- the galU gene encoding UTP--glucose-1-phosphate uridylyltransferase GalU yields the protein MPVTKAVIPAAGLGTRFLPATKAQPKEMLPVVDRPTIQYVVEEAVAAGMTDILIVTGRGKRSLEDHFDRSFELEYYLEQKGDYETLESIRSISDMADIHYIRQKEPKGLGHAVMVAERHVGGEPFAVLLGDNIMADPLLGPMAKVYEQYGRSVVAFQEVPLEQISSYGAAACEQLSDNLVKVLDIVEKPAPEQAPSNLAAIGRYIFTPEIFDILRKTLPGVGGELQLTDGIRNLALQQVVYGYLYDGVAYDIGRKLDYLRATVEIAAQREDLREDFLAFLADFAIRKKLV
- a CDS encoding haloacid dehalogenase, with translation MDLNEIANDIRERLDAKNRAREKGIPASRHAIRFCANSIRAVHRGEMELARELQGKARAELDIAQEAMRPFPDIYFAGFLHDAEKEYAEALATYALINSDPLPTPAEARVGDAAYLNGLSEVIGELRRHLLDIIRHGDLERGEQLLGAMDDIYYVLVSMDYPDALTGGLRRSTDVARSIMERSRGDLSITIAQRRIQEAIERAGQSEKG
- a CDS encoding CBS domain-containing protein; translation: MNARAAWRLESLGVSVVYRYAAGKADWLAAGLPTEGTASGALRAGSVVRRNPPTCRPEDPAGTAQRAAAEIDRPVCLVVNQHGVVVGRLRGERLRTDERLRVEEIMEEGPTTIRANEDLAKLVERMQRRKVGSIVVTDPDGRLIGILYRDDAERALEVAHASDVNE
- a CDS encoding rhodanese-like domain-containing protein; this translates as MPQIIDRDEVQRLVRDEGAQIVEVLPRAEYEEEHIAGAINLPLKELNAETVARLDRGRPVITYCHEYT